Within Capra hircus breed San Clemente chromosome 7, ASM170441v1, whole genome shotgun sequence, the genomic segment AAAACAGCTCCAACAGTCGTATTTCCTTTCAGTATATTTTATCACTTCTAAACGCCTCAGATATTGACTAATTTTGACGCTCGAGTTGTAGCGGTGGAGGCTAGTGGGGGCAATATGCGAAAGACCCGGGCCGGACGCAGCCCCTCCCCTCGGCGCTCGCGAGCCGGCTGAGACTCCAGAAGGCGGAGCAACCGCGGGCCGGTCGCCGGCTTCCCAGCGTGCACCGCGAGCGCAAGGAGGCCGCTCTAGCCTTCGCGGCGACTCGCTGGCGTCAGCTGGGGTGCGGAGGCGGAAGATGGCGGCGGCGGCCCGGCGGCTGTAAGCAGCGCGGCGGCGGCGAAGACTGCCGATGGCGGCCAGGAGGCGTCCTCGGGGAGCCGCGGGCCGTTAGGGTGCTACGCTGGGCGGCATGTCGGAGCACGCGGCACCCGGGGCCCCGGGGCCTGGGCCCAACGgcggtggtggcggtggtggtggtggcggcggcggcccggCCCCCGCGCGTGGGCCTCGCACCCCCAACCTCAACCCCAATCCTCTCATCAACGTGCGCGACCGGCTTTTCCACGCGCTCTTCTTCAAGATGGCTGTCACCTACTCGCGCCTCTTCCCGCCCGCCTTTCGTCGACTCTTCGAGTTTTTCGTGTTGCTCAAGGTGACCGCAGCCCCGACCCTTAACCCTAGCGGATGGACCCCCCCTACCCCTGAGTTTCGACCTCTGACTCCGCCCGGGACAGCGTGCCCCTTCCTCCCGGAGGCATAGACCCGGCGGGGCCGGTTGTGACCCTTTCCTTAAGCCTGCCACCCCCGCCACCCTTCCCAGAAACTTCCACCCGGCAAGGCCCTAACCTCCCCGAGTTAGTGGCCCCTGATCCCGATTCCAGGAACTCACTCCCAGCGCCTCTAGGCCGCATCCCAGCGCTGACCTCGCCTTTCCCCGCGTCCCCACCTCGGGAGACCATAGCCCAGTCCCGCGACCCTCGACCCTGTTGCCTGGGATCCTCATCCCGGGATGACCCCGTCCCCACTACTGAGTCTGATCTCGCCGCGAACCGCATACCCGGGGATTCCGGGCCCAACGCCACTGCCGCCTCTTTGGACACACCCCCGGACCGCCCACCTGCACCGGAAGCTGCGCCCCACTTTTCTCTCCCCCTTTTTCTTGGGGCGAGCCTCCTGGAGCCCTTCTGCTCCAACTCAGACTCTACCCCTTCTGGGGGAAGGTGACCAGGCCGAGGTCACGTCACCAGGGTTTCTGGCAGAGCCCCAGCCAGCGGTGACGCTGGTGGCTCGGTGAGGGGCGTCCCGCGGACCCGCCCCTCGTCCTCCCTCGGCTGTGCGGGCGGTTCGGCGGTTCGGCGGTTCCTGGAGGGCCGGCGCGGGTCCCTCCAAGGAGGGGTCTTAATCAGGGAGGGAGCCGCTGGGTGCCGGACCCCGGCTGTCTGGCGGGTCTGAGGAAATGGAGAAATGGCTGTTCTTGTTTGTGTCCTGTCCTGGGGGGCCccctgggtgggggctgggaccATGGTTGCCGACTTAGGAAGGAGCTTGAATTTCTTGTCCACAGAAAGGGGTCTGAGGCAGGTGGGGCACGGGCCAGCGAGGTTGGGAGCCGGCAGCTCTTGGGGTTGGGTAGCAGGGGCGCGTGCAGGGCTGTCCTACAGACCTGGGAGTGGGTCCCCACTGAGCCTCTCAGGTCCTGAGCGGCAGCAGGTGTCCTCCCCGGGGGCCTGGACTCTGGAGTGTTCCTCAGTAGGGCTTCCCTTACCTGGTGCGTGGGAGCCATGGGCAGCTTGAGAGTGGGCAGAAGGCCGGGTGTGGGCGTGGTTGCCTCCTGGAAGGAAGTCCTGGCCTCCCTGCACCCTCAGGAGGAGCCCGTGTCACCCGAGGGAGTGAGTGCCCTGTGTGAGGTGGGCCCCCACGGAGCTCAGCTTTCCTGAGAGTCCAGCCTGAGGCCTTGGCTTTGTCCTTCCCCTTGCTTCCCAACTGGGACCAAGGAGCAAGTCAGGGATTGGGCTGACTGCACAGACAGGCCGCACATCCAGGCTGTGCCCCTGGTGTGGGAGCCCGTGGGATCAGGCCACCCTTAGCTCCCTACATCTTTTCTCTCCACGGGGCTGCGGCCAGAAGGCACCCCTCAATTCTCAGGTCCCTCCCTGACCCCTGGTGCTTTTGGTTTCCCTCCTTTGCAAAGTGAAGGCTGAGCTAGTCAATCTGTGAGGCTGCCTGAGTTCCAGAAAGCTCCCTTCTTTGCTTTCCAGCTGCCTAGCTTCTGGACTCTTGTTGGAGATCAAgtttccctccccacctcactTGGTCGCCTCTTCCTATGGCACCTGTTCTGCTCCCACCTGCAGAGCTGGTTCCCCCCCTCCCTTGCTCCCTGCCACCACGTGCCCCCTGCCACCTTGTGCCAGTCTTTGGGACCAGAGATGAGTGGCTGACCCGGAGGAATGGGGAAGCGGCGGCAGCTACCAGGGCAGGGTCCAAGTCAGAGCAGATGACCTCAGGctgggaggaaggaggtgggTGCAGGGATGgcgtgtgcaaaggccctggagcTGGTGGGACAGCGTGGCCAGTGAGGTGGAGTGTTCAGTCACGGGGTACCAGAGGTTGGGGGCTAGAGTACCCAGGGCCTGTGATATGGCCAGGCCAGCTGCCAGGCAGAGGACAGAAAAGGCCTTGGATGGATTCCTGAAATGCTGAGAGGGATAAGGGGGCGGGGCCGCCTGGTGGGCGGGGCCGCCGGCTGTGTCTGCCGATAGGGTCTTAGGAGGCCGCTGTTTGCCAGCTTGTTCCAGGGAGGCTGTGGGGAACCAGGTCCAGCTCAGGGGCAGGCCTTGTCCAGTGGGGCGAGAGTCTTGGCCCGTCTCTAGGCACCCACCCAGCTGGTCAGGGTGATGGACCATACCTGGGGTTTCAGTTCATGGTAGGGGGGGCTGTGAGGGGCGCTGGAAGGGACTCCAGGGTGACAGTGGGGACTTGGCCACTCTTGAGGTCACGGGTACCCCATCTATCCATATGCCCCTCTCAGAATCTAGCTACCCTGCCTGGTGTTTCCTCTAGGTttaactcctggctccaccccctcctggctgtgtggcctgtgccttggtttcctgtcTGCAAACTGGAGATGATGGCAGGCACGTGCCTTGCAGGGACGAGCTCAGGCAGCCCCTGGCATCGTGCCACCTGCATGTCAGCACTTTCTGTGACGTCTTGGCATGTGGTGCAGTGTTGTCCTCATGGCCAAGGGTGAACGGTGTCCTGGACATGGCTCCTGCTGGACACTGGGGCCCAGAGAACACAGCTGGGGCTATGGGTCAGCTCTGACTGCAGCCTGCTGCCACCGTAGGCCCCACACTTTCCTGACTCCCGTCGTCAGCTCACAGGTCCCTATACATGTTGTGGAGAGGTGCTTGGGATTCCCAGAGACACTGAGCTTGTGGCCACATCTCTGGCCTCGGTGCAGGCTGGCCTGTGAGAGGCTCTACAGCTGTGGAGGCCTGTACTAGGAAGGGTCCTCATTTCGGGGGGCGGGTCCCAGGCAGCTCCCCGCTGACCGCTCCCTGCCCTGCAGGCCCTGTTCGTGCTCTTTGTTCTGGCCTACATCCACATCGTCTTCTCCCGATCACCTATCAACTGCCTGGAGCATGTGCGTGACAAGTGGCCCCGTGAGGGCATCCTGCGGGTAGAGGTGCAGCACAACTCGAGCCGCGCGCCCGTCTTCCTGCAGTTCTGCGATGGTGGCCATGGCAGCTTCCCCGGCCTGGCCGTGGAGCCAGATGGCCTGGAGCtagaggaggacgaggaggaggagctgaCCATGGACATGTTCGGGAACAGCTCCATCAAGGTGAGCAGCCGGGACGTGGTTAGGGCTGCAGGGGACACTCCTGACCTGCTGGGCCGTTTCCCAGCTGTTTACTGAAGGCCTGCTTCTAGGGTGCTGAGGGCAGACAGGCTGAGAAGCAGGCTTTGGGCTCAGAGCCCTGAGGTGGTTCTGGCTATCCTTGGTGCTGTGGCTGCCCACAGGATGGGAAGCCTAAAGGGAGGGCTGTGCTCAGGTGGCCAGAGGTGGGTGTGGGTGGAGTGCTGGTACAGACCCAGCAGGAGGCCCCATGTCGCTGATCCTGTCCCTCAGACCCTCACCCGGAAATCTCGGAGCTCAGTGTTGGAGTTACGGCTTTCATGGGTCGGGGTACATGTCCTTCCATTGGAGGGGGGGTAGAGACCTTCAGGCCAAGCCTTAGGTACCAAGGGCCTACTGACCTCTGCTTCCCACTGTGCAGTTTGAGCTGGACATCGAGCCCAAGGTGTTCAAGCCACCAGGTGGCCCCGAGGCCTTAAATGACAGCCAGGAGTTCCCATTCCCTGAGACGCCCCCAAAAGGTACCACCACTCCCTGGGGCTACGTCCAGTGATGGAGGTGGGGGTGTGGTACAGTCCCCCCAGACCTCCCAGGAGAGGGCTCCTTTGCTGACCAGCCGTCCCTGCATGCAGCCTGGCCGCAAGACGAGTACATCGTGGAGTACTCGCTGGAGTACGGCTTCCTGAGGTTGTCACAGGCCACGCGCCAGCGGCTCAGCATCCCCGTCATGGTGGTCACACTGGGTGAGTGCCCCTGCCGAGCAGAGCAAGGCCCAGGGGAGGGACCTCCTTCCTCCTCAATCTTGGGTATCTTCCTCAGGGAGGGGTGACCCGGAAGCACTTGTGTCCAAGGTCTCAGTGTTGCCCTTGCTGCCCAATTGCAGGAAACTTCCCAGGGCTCCATTCCTCCACACCTGTCAGTCACAGCTCTGCTGGGCAGTGGAGTTCTGTGTCCCTGGACTAACATCACTGTCCCGGTCCTGCCCACAGATCCCACGCGGGACCAGTGCTTTGGTGACCGTTTCAGCCGCCTGCTGCTGGCCGAGTTCCTGGGCTATGATGACATCCTCATGTCCAGCGTGAAGGGCCTGGCAGAGAATGAGGAGAACAAAGGTGCGGGGCGAAGGCGGGGCCTGCTTAGGTGGGGCTTGGGCTGGGGCGCTTGCTCACTGCCTCTTCCGCTCCACCCCTCATGCAGGCTTCCTGAGGAATGTGGTGTCTGGGGAGCACTACCGCTTTGTGAGCATGTGGATGGCCCGCACGTCCTACCTGGCTGCCTTCGTCATCATGGTCATCTTTGTGAGTGCCTcaagcagggtggggaggggcagggtggggccgGAGGAGCAGGGCAGCCATCCAAGGCCTCATGGTGGCCCACTTGCAGACCCTGAGTGTGTCCATGTTGCTGCGCTACTCCCACCACCAGATCTTCGTCTTCATTGGTGAGTATCCCCTCTGGccacctcccctgcccctccccccttccGGGCGCCTCACCCGGTCTGCCCGCCCGGTGCCCTCTCCCGCAGTGGACCTGCTGCAGATGCTGGAGATGAACATGGCCATCGCCTTCCCCGCAGCGCCCCTGCTGACCGTCATCCTGGCCCTCGTGGGTGAGGACCCTGTGCCCCCacaccctgcccccttccctggcATGCTGGCCACCCACCTCAACTGGGGGCTCCTGTCTCCCCCGACCAGGAATGGAGGCAATCATGTCTGAGTTCTTCAACGACACCACCACAGCCTTCTACATCATCCTCATCGTGTGGCTGGCTGACCAGTATGATGCCATCTGCTGCCACACCAACACCAGCAAGCGGCACTGGCTTCGGTGGGCACCGGGGGCCGTGTGGTCTGGGGTGGAGGCAGCTGGGTGGGCAGCACCTCATTGTTCCCCTTGCAGGTTCTTCTACCTGTACCACTTTGCCTTCTACGCTTACCACTACCGCTTCAATGGGCAGTACAGCAGCCTGGCACTCGTCACCTCCTGGCTCTTCATCCAGGTGAGGTGGGCTTTCCTTGCGACTGGTGGCCCGAGGGTCCAGCCTGTTGGGGGTCCCTCGCCTGACCCGGTGCCTGCCCCCCCAGCATTCCATGATCTACTTCTTCCACCACTACGAACTACCCGCCATCCTGCAGCAGATCCGTGTCCAGGAGATGCTGCTGCAGACACCACCACTGGGCCCCGGAACCCCCACGGCCCTGCCGGATGACCTGAACAATAATGGAGGCATCCCACCTATCACCCCCGACGCTGCCAGCCAgtcccctgccctgggccctggcTTGCCAGGTGCTGGCGGGGGCCCCGGGCCCGTGGCTGAGGCACCTAGCTCCCTGGTGGCCGCAGCGGCCTCAGTGGCTGCAGCAGCCAGTGGTGACCTGGGTTGGATGGCAGAGACGGCTGCCATCATCACAGATGCCTCCTTCCTGTCTGGCCTGAGCGCCTCTCTCCTGGACCAGCGGCCAGGCAGCCCCCTGAGCCCCAGTGGGGGGCTCCTACGGGGCCCCCGGGACAGTGCCCCTACAAGCAACTCTCCAGGGTCTGATGCAGTCCCTCAGACCACTGGGGGGGGCAGGCCCAGCCCTGCGTCCACCGATCTAGTGGATACACCCTCGGAAGTCGGCTCCTGAGCCCTGGGCAGCTGACGGCCTCTATCCCTGGCTGTCCAAGCCAGCTGGGTGTGACCTGGCTGGAGCCCTCGGGGGTCAGGGAGACTGTCCCCAGTGGCTCTGGGAATGCTCAGCCTGCCTTAGGTGGTTTGGGGTCCATCAGGTTTGCTGGGAGGCAGGTGTCTCTCCCCCAGGGCATGGGGCCAGCCTACAGCCTGTCCCTGGTGGGTCTCCTCAGCTAGTAAATCAAGACCAGCCTATGAACCAGGGTAGAAGGGGTGGGGGCTCCATGGAAGGTTCTGAAAGGGTGGTGAAAGGTCTGGAGCAAGCTGCCCTGGAGCAAAGCATCGGGTGGGGCTGGCTTAGCTGGTGCTCTGTCATGCCCAGTGCCTTTCCACGGCCACCCTACGTGCCCGGGCTGGGGGCCCGGGAAGGTGGAGCTCGGCCTCGATGGCGCATAGGCGCCAACATCTAAGGCAGCCAGGGGATCCGGGGTTCCGCCCTGCTGTGGGTGGGGAGATGGCCGGTGACCCAACCCAATCACTCTGTGAGGAATGCAGAAGAGCGCTCATTCCACTCTTATTTAATTGCAGTGTACAAAATGGTGTTTGTATATAGAATAAACTGTTGACAGCGTCCAGCCAGCgtctgtgtgttggggggtggggtggggtggggggagcctaGGGAGACTTGCGGGAAGGGAGGTTCCACCCTATGGACGGGTGGCCCCCCCTCGGAGCAGGTGCAGTAGGTGGAGAGGGGCTGGATCCCACTTCAGGAGGCCACCTCCGGTGCTTCCTCGCAGGCCAGGAGCCACGTGCACGGCAGCTCACAGGTGCTGTCCCCAAGCTGGGCCAGGAGCGCCCTGCGCCGCAGCAGTGCCTGGCGGAGCCTCTCCTGCGTGCCTGCAATGCGctgctccagctcctccagctcccCGGGGAGCGGGGCGCCAGACCGAAGCTCGGGGGGTGGGCCATTGGAACAGACAGGGGCCTCAGGTGGCGCAGCCTCAGGTGGCGCAGCCCCAGCTGCATCCGAATCTGGGACGTCCGCGTCGGGGGAGGCAGAGACCACAGTATGGTCCAGCAGGAAACGCACTCGACGCTCCCTCACTGCGGCAGGGCGCACCCGTGTCCAGCCCCCTGGGCCCGCAGGGGTAGCCTGTGTGTTCTGCGACTCCTCGAGACCCCTAGGGGATGGATGGGCTGGGCAGCCACGTCCTACCCACAGTCCCCGTCTGCCCTTTAGGGTCAAAGTTCCTGAGGAGGCCGCCAGTGGAAGGTGTGGACCCAGGCGACAGTCAGAAGGCAGGTGTGGGAGTTGCTGGGGTGTAGAACCGCCCCCCAAGCCCCTTACCTCGACTCCGCCTCTTCCTGCCCCTCTGGCAGCTCTGTGTTGAGGGCACGATGAATTCTCTAGGAGCCAAGAATTTGGCTCAGTGGGAAGACAGGACCCTCCCTCAGCCCCCCTCCCGCCCCACCACCCGCTGGGTTGGCCAGCTCCTCACCTGACTTGTGTGCAGCCAGTACTGCAGCTTGTTGCCCCTTCGGATGCGTGGCAGCGCCAGGTGGTAGAAGACGTGCTCACCCAGGGAGCTGAGCAGAGCACTACCCAGACCCAGGCAGAGCAGCACGAAGAGTCCGGAGAAGTGGTAGATGCCCATCTGCAGGGTCTGTGGGCAGGatgctggagttgggtgccattggagaaggcaatggcaccccactccagtactcttgcctggaaaatcccacggacggaggagcttggtaggctgcaggccatggggtcgctaagactcggacacgactgagcgacttcactttcactttgcactttcatgcactggagaaggaaatggcaacccactccagtgttcttgcctggagaatcccagggacaggggagcctagtgggctgccatctacggggtcgcacagagtcgaacatgactgaagtgactcagcagcagcagcagcagcaacaggcacATAGTCCCTCTAGGTCATAGCAGACCCCGGGGGAGCCCGGACCTTGGAAGGGAGTGGGGATAGAGGTTGGGCCAGAGAGAAGGGCCTGGGGCTACATTTTCAGAGGTTTCATGGACAAGAGGGCACTAGAGCTGGGGTTTTGTAGGATGAATAGAATGCACAAAAGCAGGCAAATACACTGGTCTTGGGAATGAGCAGAGGTTCTCTACCCTGGTGAAGGACCACGCAGGTTCGGGGGCTCCCCCATGCCGACCCCCATCCCACGTGTGGGGACCTGCCGCACCTCCGTCACCGCGAAGACCCGCTTCCCACAAGGCACCATCTTGTACCACTTGTCGTGCAGTAAGTCGATGAAGCCGGAGGACTTGTAGCGGCTGATGAACTCGGACAGGTTGGAGGTGAGTGGTGAATTTCTGGGGAGTCCGATACCATAGCCTGGGGGAGGCCGGGCATTGGGTTGGGACCAGGCTGGACGCAGACCCAGAGGAGCGGAACCCTCCTGGAGCCCGCAGATCACTGGTTCTGTGGACTCCTCACCCTCAATGACGAAGGGCTTGCCCACGGTCAGCAGCCTGCAGTCGGCGTCGATGGACACCTCATAGTCCAGGAGGGACTTGTCCATGATGAAGGCGTTGAGCTTGGGGGGATCGCTCCTGCGGAGGGCATGGGGACAGGGTGAGCATCCCCGCCCGCCCGCgtggccccgccccgcgccccgccccgcgcgcccccccTCACGTGAGCATGGCGACTCCGTGGGGAGTGGTAGGTGCGCTATGGCGCCGCATGTGCGAGTACATCTCCGGGAAGCTTTTCTTGATGTAGGCCTCGGCGCTGCTCTCCCACACCGTGCCGAAACGGAACCCCTGAGACGGGTGGTGCAGCTGCGGGCCAGCGCCCAATCAGCACAGAAGGGCCTCGACCCCTGCCCCGCTCCCCCTTCACGCCCCGCtttcgctgaagaattgatgcttttgaactggggtgttggagttgagggtcccttggacagcaaggagatccaaccagtcaatcctaatattcattggaaggacatagcctgaagctgaaactccagtactttggccacctgatgcaaagaactgactccttggaaaagaccctgatgctgggaaaaattgaaggcaggagagaagggacaacagaagatgagatggttggacggcatcaccaactcgatgaacatgagtttgagcaagctccaggagttggtgatggacggaagcctgtcgtgctgcaatccatggagtcgcaaagagtctgacaggactgagcgactgaactattgaactgaactgaggcacacTGACCGGCCTTCCTTGGTGGGTATGAACCTCCAAAAGCTGGACCTGAGGGTAGGAGGAAGCAGGATGTCCAGAATTTTCTGTGGAAGAAAACGCTCTACAACTGTGCTGTTCTCCAAATGGCCTATTTGCATGCTTTCAGTTAATCAATTTAACAAAGTACGCCACATGTGGAGAGTGCTGTGCCATCTAGACTCTTAAAATTGGTTTACAGAGGACACTGAGCGGTGGTGGTGGATTGGGCAGGCAGCATGTGGCTAAGTCGCTTCCCACGTATAGGCCTGCGCGCCTGTGTTCATGGatcttcagcaagaatactggagtggattgcattgGTCTCTCACAGAGGAATTCTCCTGACCACGGGATCTAATACCCATGGTCTGCCTAAGTATGTCTTCTGGATTGCAGGTGGGTTTTTCACATTACGCATCACTGGGAAAGGCCCTTGGATGGGGGTGGACAGAAGAGGCTAAACACCAATCAGAAGACAAAATTCAGCCAGATCCAAACACTGGAGGTAACTCTGgggcaaaacaaaaacacttcacACAAACAAATCACTAGTGAAAAGGGTGCAAAATGACCCTCTGGCGCTTTCTCAGGACAGACGCCGCACCCTTGTCCTCTGCCTGCTTATTGCTTATGGAAATAGCTCCTAGGCCCTTCCtgagttcaaaagaataaatcaaagaaGTGACAAAAAATGCAGACAAAGAAAAAGTCAAGAAGCAAaaatagtttagtcattaaacaAGGATTTTAATTCTCTTCTCAGGTGGCTAATAGCTATACCGAGAGCACCAGCGGACTCGTGGTGTCCCAGTGGTAAGATTCTGCACTTCTACTGCAAGGAACATGGATTCAGTCCTGTCAGGGACTAACAGCCATATGGCCATGCAGTgtgacccaaaaaaaaaaaagaaaaaatgctgtaGCCAGGTCCTTTCAGCTTTTTCCGCCCTGCCCGCCAGGTGGTAGAAGTTAACTAATGCTGCCGATAAGCACATGAGGCCGCTACAGGCTGATTAGAACGCAGAGGGTAATGATGTTGACTCCTGAGTGCTCACCGACCAGCGCCAGTCAGAAGAAAGTCCACCACCTGATCACCACCCCGTGAAGACgcctcctcaccctgtctttaAAGTCTTTTCcccaatattaaaaaacaacaaaatgaaaaaaaaccacTTTTCCTGAGGGCCATCTAGGAGTCAGGGTCTTAAGCACTAGCTGCCTGGACCTCCTGATTGGCACTGGGATACAACCCTGTGGTTTCCTTCGCTTATGACCCCATGTCAATTATAATGGTTTCACTGCCCACCAGTGAGTGGATCTAAGTTTGATTTGATAACTAAGAGGTTTCTGCCATCCTCGATGTCTGTGCATTTTGGATCCAGATTCAAACAAACTGTGGCAGGGTTGGGGGAAGACAACTGAGAAAATGGGTCCCTGATGTTTAAATTTCCCAAATATTCATAATGAAATGACAGGAGGCCTGGGTCTTGCTTTAGGATAATTCAGTGACTGGGGTTGGTACGTGAATGAAACTGGCCAACAGTTAATTTAGAGCTGGGCAATGGTTTCATTCATGGTTATTCTTGTTccagaatattaaaattttttcattaaaagagaaaaatatgtagGCCAGGGCATGCCCTGTTCTGCTCACAGTCCTCTAGGACTCCCAGTGAAAATTCTAAGCCAAGCTGTTTTCAAGGGCCACATCCTCCCACACCTGCAGGCCCTGCCCTGtccccttcctgccctcccctcctccctctatGCTCCTCAACCCCTCTGCTCCAGACACAAGGCTTCTTTCGCTGCTCCTCCAATACATCAAGGCAAGTCCTGCCAGGCCTTTGCATCCGGTTGCGCCATCGCTTACACATTCTCCTGATCAACCCACTCAGGTGTCATGCCTCTCAGAGGCATTCCTGACCCCCACTGGAGAAATCTTCCCTCTCCATCGTGCCCTGTGTCCCCAACTCTAATTTTCCTCCATGGGCCTTTTTTGGGGGGCTgcgctggatcttagttgtggcatatgagatctagttcccaACCACCGATGGAaccagcccctgcattgggagcaggagtcttagccactgactaCCATGGATGTCCTGCCTGCCTGGAACTTTGCACCATCTACACACCATCCTTTTTGCTCTCTTTCCGTTCTCACCAGCACCCTTGCCTGTGTTGTCCCGGCTTGGGCTGGGCTCAGTATGAGTTTGAGAGAAGGAACAGCTGCCCCTCTCTGGGGTGAGGATAGAGGTGGGGGGTATTAGACTTCTCAGCTCTGACCATAAACCCCTGCAGTTGCCCACCTTGGGGTCGTGGATCCCAGACAGCTCCTCGAAAGTCTTGTCCCCGACCATGACGGCAGCCAGGTTGGCCGTGTAGCTGGACAGCACGAGCAGGCAGAAGATGGCCCACAGGTTCATGAGGAGGCGGCCCGTTGGGCACTTGGGCGTCTTGCTGGATACCGGTGCGTCCAAAGAGGATGGCATAGCAGAGGTTGAGGGCAGAGGAGTAGGAGAACACAGTGTCCCGGTTGCGGCCACGGGGCGTTAGGCCGAAGGGGCTGCGCCACTCGtagagggtgaggaagagtgcGGTCAGGTGCAGCGCAGCGAAGACGCCCAGCCACATGGACCAGTGCAGCGGCCACATGAAGGCACCAATGGGCGACGCCGTGTCGCGTGCACGCACCATGATGCCCAGGCTGGTGGAGAAGAAAGGGCTAGTGAAGTCCACCACCTGTGAGCGGGccgaattgatgctgaagctggtgaCGGCCATGTGCGCCCGCCCAGCCAGCAGGTCGCCCACCAGGCCGGTCCACGGCCGGTCGCGCAGCGCGCCGTACTTGCCATCGCCCACAATGTAGAGCTCGAAGTCGAAGGGTGTGTCCTCCGCCAGGCGCTCCAGCAGGTCGATGCAGTAGCCGTAGCAGCACCTGCGCAGCGCGCGGGGCGCCGAGCCATCGGCCAACGCGGCAAAGAGTGCGTCCAGAGTGGCCGAACCGTTGGTGCCAGGGGCCAGGCACAGTTGCCCTGCTGGGCACCGCCCATCTTCGTCTGGCTGGCGAGCGAACACAAACGGATGCTCTACCAGCGTCACCACCCTCAGCTTGGGCCGTGCCTGGGCTCCGGGCAGGGGTGGGGACCGCTCGGCCGCACCCCACGCCTCCAACTCCAGCCTCCCATCCTGCCAGTGACCCAGCGTGGCCCAGGCTGGGGCGCCCCTCAGGTCCCGGCGGAGGCTCCACAGGCAGAAGCGGCGGGAGATGTGCACCTGCGAGGAGCTGGTTACCCACACCGGCCCCGTGTGGCCCCAGAAGGATGTGTTGGCCAGGAACctggtggggatggggatggcATCAGGGCAGAGGGAATCCCTCCCCCGAGGTGAGACCCGTGGCCTTGCGGCTCAGACACACTCGGGGCCACTGGAGGCTCTATTGAGCCCCACATTCCATGACCCCTTCCAAGCAGGATACCCACGCCCTGGGGACTGGGGCAATATCCCAGCCCTGAGCCAAGGGCTGCTGCCCAGTTCAGAGGCCCAGATGGGGCCTTCTGGTTTCTGGGTGCTGTCCCCCTCGAGGGCCCCGG encodes:
- the TMEM259 gene encoding membralin isoform X2, yielding MSEHAAPGAPGPGPNGGGGGGGGGGGGPAPARGPRTPNLNPNPLINVRDRLFHALFFKMAVTYSRLFPPAFRRLFEFFVLLKALFVLFVLAYIHIVFSRSPINCLEHVRDKWPREGILRVEVQHNSSRAPVFLQFCDGGHGSFPGLAVEPDGLELEEDEEEELTMDMFGNSSIKFELDIEPKVFKPPGGPEALNDSQEFPFPETPPKAWPQDEYIVEYSLEYGFLRLSQATRQRLSIPVMVVTLDPTRDQCFGDRFSRLLLAEFLGYDDILMSSVKGLAENEENKGFLRNVVSGEHYRFVSMWMARTSYLAAFVIMVIFTLSVSMLLRYSHHQIFVFIVDLLQMLEMNMAIAFPAAPLLTVILALVGMEAIMSEFFNDTTTAFYIILIVWLADQYDAICCHTNTSKRHWLRFFYLYHFAFYAYHYRFNGQYSSLALVTSWLFIQHSMIYFFHHYELPAILQQIRVQEMLLQTPPLGPGTPTALPDDLNNNGGIPPITPDAASQSPALGPGLPGAGGGPGPVAEAPSSLVAAAASVAAAASGDLGWMAETAAIITDASFLSGLSASLLDQRPGSPLSPSGGLLRGPRDSAPTSNSPGSDAVPQTTGGGRPSPASTDLVDTPSEVGS